The Syngnathus acus chromosome 3, fSynAcu1.2, whole genome shotgun sequence genome includes a window with the following:
- the ap1s2 gene encoding AP-1 complex subunit sigma-2, with protein sequence MQFMLLFSRQGKLRLQKWYVPLSDKERKKISRDLVQTILARKPKMCSFLEWRDLKIVYKRYASLYFCCAVEDQDNELITLEIIHRYVELLDKYFGSVCELDIIFNFEKAYFILDEFLLGGEAQETSKKNVLKAIEQADLLQEEAEAPRSVLEEIGLT encoded by the exons ATGCAGTTCATGCTGCTATTCAGCCGCCAAGGAAAGTTGCGCCTCCAGAAATGGTACGTTCCTCTCTCTGACaaggagaggaagaagatcTCCAGAGATTTGGTTCAAACCATCCTGGCCAGGAAGCCCAAAATGTGCAGTTTCTTGGAGTGGAGGGATCTAAAGATTGTCTACAAGAG ATATGCCAGCCTGTATTTCTGCTGTGCGGTGGAGGATCAGGACAACGAGTTGATCACCCTGGAGATCATTCATAGATATGTGGAGTTATTGGACAAATATTTTGGCAGT GTGTGTGAGCTGGATATTATCTTCAACTTTGAGAAGGCCTACTTTATCCTTGATGAATTCCTGCTGGGGGGAGAGGCCCAAGAAACATCCAAGAAGAATGTTCTGAAAGCCATCGAGCAGGCAGACCTGCTACAGGAG GAGGCGGAGGCCCCTCGGAGTGTCTTAGAAGAAATTGGGCTGACATAG
- the phka2 gene encoding phosphorylase b kinase regulatory subunit alpha, liver isoform isoform X3: MRSRSNSGVRLDGYARLVQETILSHQNPVSGLLPASSQKKDAWVRDNVYSILAVWGLGMAYRKNADRDEDKAKAYELEQSVVKLMQGLLRCMIRQVAKVEKFKHTQSTKDCLHAKYDTPTCATVVGDDQWGHLQVDATSIYLLMLAQMTASGLRIISNLDEVAFIQNLVFYIEAAYKVADYGMWERGDKTNQGIPELNGSSVGIAKAALEAIDELDLFGAHGGPKSVIHVLPDEVEHCQSILCSMLPRASTSKEIDAGLLSVISFPAFAVEDAELVAITKSEIISKLQGRYGCCRFIRDGYHCPKEDPTRLHYDPAELKLFENIECEWPIFWTYLILDGIFTGDQVQVQEYREALEGILIRGKNGIKLLPELYAVPSDKVEEEYSNPHSVDRVAMGQLPHMWGQSLYILGCLLAEGFLAPGEIDPLNRRFSTNLKPDVVVQVCVLAESKDIQNLLREHEIKVQMLSEVLPIRVLPARILSHIYVRLGNCKKLDLSGRPYRHIGVLGTSKFYEIRNRSYIFTPQFLDQHHFYLALDNQMIVEMLRTEVAYLSSCWRMTGRPTLTFPITRSMLVEDGDAIDPCILATLSKLQDGYFAGARIQMSDLPNLQNTSFHTHLSFLDEENDNLLEVDDEGDEDYGEEYSHCELPEGSDDMFDQYLTQLLHSTTSRCHLPPIQSGQHHVFSAEHTTRDILSMMAQVQGLNMPKSSMYLPVVPLMNKHRKSLNLLEVPQPASHAKQHKCRSVADLHLPRDAQGNTDFAALVRQLRECPTLQDQADILYILYMMKGADWLLEVSGPGHGWVSVRTLLEELYVQAGASQEWGLIRYISGILRKRVEVLAEACTDLISHHKQITVGLPPEPRERVITVPLPPEELNALIFEASGQDISVAVLTQEIMVYLAMYVRSQPAIFGDMLRLRIGLIMQVMATELARSLRCSGEEASESLMSLSPFGMKNLLHHILSGKEFGVEKSTLQQPLHS, from the exons ATGAGGAGCCGCAGTAATTCGGGAGTGAGGCTGGATGGATATGCCAGGCTTGTCCAGGAGACTATTCTGTCTCATCAG AACCCAGTGTCAGGGCTCCTGCCTGCCAGCAGCCAGAAAAAGGATGCATGGGTGAGGGATAATGTGTACAGTATTTTGGCCGTGTGGGGGCTGGGCATGGCCTATCGCAAGAATGCTGACCGTGACGAGGACAAGGCCAAGGCCTACGAACTGGAGCAG AGTGTGGTCAAACTGATGCAAGGACTTCTGCGTTGCATGATAAGACAG gttGCTAAGGTGGAGAagttcaaacacacacagagtacTAAGGATTGCCTGCATGCCAAATATGACACTCCCACTTGTGCCACCGTTGTGGGAGATGACCAGTGGGGTCATCTTCAGGTGGATGCCACCTCGATTTACTTGCTGATGTTGGCACAGATGACGGCATCAG GTCTTCGGATCATCTCAAACTTGGATGAGGTGGCTTTCATCCAAAACTTGGTCTTTTACATCGAGGCTGCGTACAAGGTTGCG GATTATGGGATGTGGGAGCGAGGTGACAAAACCAACCAGGGCATCCCCGAGCTCAACGGGAGCTCTGTCGGAATCGCTAAG GCAGCTCTTGAAGCTATCGATGAGCTGGATCTTTTTGGCGCTCACGGTGGTCCAAAGTCTGTCATCCATGTTCTCCCTGATGAAGTAGAACACTGTCAG TCCATCCTGTGTTCCATGCTGCCCAGAGCTTCCACGTCCAAGGAAATAGATGCTGGCCTCCTATCTGTTATCTCCTTCCCTGCTTTTGCAGTGGAGGATGCAGAATTGGTGGCCATCACCAAGTCAGAGATTATTAGTAAATTGCAG GGACGCTACGGTTGTTGTCGCTTCATCAGGGATGGATATCACTGTCCTAAAGAG GACCCAACCCGGCTCCATTATGATCCTGCTGAGCTGAAATTGTTTGAGAATATCGAATGCGAGTGGCCGATCTTCTGGACCTACCTCATTCTTGATGGAATCTTTACAGGAGACCAAGTGCAG GTGCAGGAGTACCGTGAGGCACTGGAGGGGATCTTGATCCGGGGCAAAAATGGCATCAAATTGCTGCCTGAACTTTATGCAGTACCAAGTGACAAG GTGGAAGAGGAGTACAGCAACCCCCACTCTGTGGACCGAGTAGCCATGGGCCAGTTGCCTCACATGTGGGGACAATCATTGTACATCCTGGGCTGCCTTTTGGCTGAG GGCTTTTTGGCGCCAGGAGAGATCGATCCACTCAACAGGAGGTTCTCTACAAATTTAAAGCCAGATGTTGTGGTACAAG TTTGTGTCTTAGCAGAATCGAAGGACATCCAGAATTTGTTGCGCGAGCATGAGATAAAGGTCCAAATGCTGTCTGAGGTTCTGCCAATCAGGGTCCTGCCTGCTCGCATCTTGAGCCACATTTATGTCCGACTGG GGAATTGCAAGAAGCTAGATTTGAGCGGCAGGCCCTACAGACACATCGGAGTTTTGGGAACATCCAAATTTTATGAGATCAGAAACCGCTCTTACATTTTCACCCCTCAG TTTCTGGATCAGCACCATTTCTATTTGGCCCTGGACAACCAGATGATCGTGGAAATGCTGCGTACGGAAGTGGCCTATCTCTCCTCTTGCTGGAGGATGACAGGACGGCCCACCCTGACTTTCCCCATCACTCGCAGCATGCTTG TTGAAGATGGAGATGCCATTGATCCGTGTATCCTAGCAACGCTGAGCAAGCTGCAGGATGGCTATTTTGCTGGAGCAAG GATCCAGATGTCAGACCTCCCCAATCTACAAAACACTTCCTTTCACACTCACCTCAGCTTCTTGGATGAAGAAAACGACAATTTACTTGAAGTGGATGACGAGGGAGATGAAGACTATGGGGAAGAATACAGTCACTGTGAGCTTCCAG AAGGCTCAGACGACATGTTTGATCAGTACCTCACGCAGCTCCTCCACAGCACCACCTCCAGATGTCATCTTCCTCCCATCCAGAGTGGGCAGCACCATGTGTTCAGTGCTGAACACACCACCAGAGATATTCTGTCGATGATGGCCCAGGTTCAGGGGCTTAACATGCCCA AGTCTTCCATGTATCTACCCGTTGTCCCTCTCATGAACAAGCATCGCAAATCTCTGAACCTGTTGGAAGTTCCTCAACCCGCTTCACATGCGAAGCAGCACAAG TGTCGCAGTGTAGCTGATCTCCACCTGCCACGAGACGCCCAAGGCAACACAGATTTTGCAGCACTGGTGAGGCAGCTGAGGGAGTGCCCCACTCTACAGGACCAAGCAGACATCCTTTATATTCTCTATATGATGAA AGGAGCTGATTGGCTCCTTGAGGTGTCGGGTCCAGGTCACGGTTGGGTGAGTGTGCGCACCCTGTTGGAGGAGCTATATGTGCAAGCTGGAGCCTCCCAGGAATGGGGTCTCATCAGATACATCTCGGGAATCCTACGCAAGAGAGTGGAGGTCCTTGCTGAG GCCTGTACAGACCTTATTTCCCACCACAAGCAGATTACCGTAGGTCTTCCTCCTGAACCCAGGGAAAGAGTCATCACAGT TCCCCTCCCCCCCGAGGAGCTGAACGCTCTCATCTTTGAAGCCAGCGGTCAAGACATCAGTGTTGCTGTGCTCACTCAG GAAATCATGGTCTACTTGGCCATGTATGTGCGCTCCCAGCCTGCCATATTTGGTGACATGCTCCGTCTGAGGATAGGACTCATCATGCAAGTGATGGCAACCGAGTTGGCTCGCAGTCTTCGATGCTCTG GTGAGGAGGCCTCTGAAAGCCTGATGAGCCTCAGTCCTTTTGGCATGAAGAACTTGCTGCACCACATCCTCAGTGGCAAGGAGTTTGGAGTGGAAAAAAGCA CGTTGCAGCAGCCCCTCCACTCCTAG
- the phka2 gene encoding phosphorylase b kinase regulatory subunit alpha, liver isoform isoform X1, giving the protein MRSRSNSGVRLDGYARLVQETILSHQNPVSGLLPASSQKKDAWVRDNVYSILAVWGLGMAYRKNADRDEDKAKAYELEQSVVKLMQGLLRCMIRQVAKVEKFKHTQSTKDCLHAKYDTPTCATVVGDDQWGHLQVDATSIYLLMLAQMTASGLRIISNLDEVAFIQNLVFYIEAAYKVADYGMWERGDKTNQGIPELNGSSVGIAKAALEAIDELDLFGAHGGPKSVIHVLPDEVEHCQSILCSMLPRASTSKEIDAGLLSVISFPAFAVEDAELVAITKSEIISKLQGRYGCCRFIRDGYHCPKEDPTRLHYDPAELKLFENIECEWPIFWTYLILDGIFTGDQVQVQEYREALEGILIRGKNGIKLLPELYAVPSDKVEEEYSNPHSVDRVAMGQLPHMWGQSLYILGCLLAEGFLAPGEIDPLNRRFSTNLKPDVVVQVCVLAESKDIQNLLREHEIKVQMLSEVLPIRVLPARILSHIYVRLGNCKKLDLSGRPYRHIGVLGTSKFYEIRNRSYIFTPQFLDQHHFYLALDNQMIVEMLRTEVAYLSSCWRMTGRPTLTFPITRSMLVEDGDAIDPCILATLSKLQDGYFAGARIQMSDLPNLQNTSFHTHLSFLDEENDNLLEVDDEGDEDYGEEYSHCELPEGSDDMFDQYLTQLLHSTTSRCHLPPIQSGQHHVFSAEHTTRDILSMMAQVQGLNMPKSSMYLPVVPLMNKHRKSLNLLEVPQPASHAKQHKCRSVADLHLPRDAQGNTDFAALVRQLRECPTLQDQADILYILYMMKGADWLLEVSGPGHGWVSVRTLLEELYVQAGASQEWGLIRYISGILRKRVEVLAEACTDLISHHKQITVGLPPEPRERVITVPLPPEELNALIFEASGQDISVAVLTQEIMVYLAMYVRSQPAIFGDMLRLRIGLIMQVMATELARSLRCSGEEASESLMSLSPFGMKNLLHHILSGKEFGVEKSMRPIQSTATSPAISIHELGHTGATKTERSGLHKLKSEIRQIVSGSLSTCSNVTSPRSTRCSSPSTPSGMLSPVGSAQGDAQLHWEERQGQWLRRRRLDGAINRVPVGFYQKVWKILQKCHGLSIDGYVLPSSTTREMTAREIKFAVQVESVLNHVPQPEYRQLLVETLTVLGLVADVDVDSIGGIIHVERILHMANNLFLSDQKSHSACDYFLEKDPATGICNFFYDSAPSGRYGTMTYLSKAAIAYLQDFLPNSSCLMQ; this is encoded by the exons ATGAGGAGCCGCAGTAATTCGGGAGTGAGGCTGGATGGATATGCCAGGCTTGTCCAGGAGACTATTCTGTCTCATCAG AACCCAGTGTCAGGGCTCCTGCCTGCCAGCAGCCAGAAAAAGGATGCATGGGTGAGGGATAATGTGTACAGTATTTTGGCCGTGTGGGGGCTGGGCATGGCCTATCGCAAGAATGCTGACCGTGACGAGGACAAGGCCAAGGCCTACGAACTGGAGCAG AGTGTGGTCAAACTGATGCAAGGACTTCTGCGTTGCATGATAAGACAG gttGCTAAGGTGGAGAagttcaaacacacacagagtacTAAGGATTGCCTGCATGCCAAATATGACACTCCCACTTGTGCCACCGTTGTGGGAGATGACCAGTGGGGTCATCTTCAGGTGGATGCCACCTCGATTTACTTGCTGATGTTGGCACAGATGACGGCATCAG GTCTTCGGATCATCTCAAACTTGGATGAGGTGGCTTTCATCCAAAACTTGGTCTTTTACATCGAGGCTGCGTACAAGGTTGCG GATTATGGGATGTGGGAGCGAGGTGACAAAACCAACCAGGGCATCCCCGAGCTCAACGGGAGCTCTGTCGGAATCGCTAAG GCAGCTCTTGAAGCTATCGATGAGCTGGATCTTTTTGGCGCTCACGGTGGTCCAAAGTCTGTCATCCATGTTCTCCCTGATGAAGTAGAACACTGTCAG TCCATCCTGTGTTCCATGCTGCCCAGAGCTTCCACGTCCAAGGAAATAGATGCTGGCCTCCTATCTGTTATCTCCTTCCCTGCTTTTGCAGTGGAGGATGCAGAATTGGTGGCCATCACCAAGTCAGAGATTATTAGTAAATTGCAG GGACGCTACGGTTGTTGTCGCTTCATCAGGGATGGATATCACTGTCCTAAAGAG GACCCAACCCGGCTCCATTATGATCCTGCTGAGCTGAAATTGTTTGAGAATATCGAATGCGAGTGGCCGATCTTCTGGACCTACCTCATTCTTGATGGAATCTTTACAGGAGACCAAGTGCAG GTGCAGGAGTACCGTGAGGCACTGGAGGGGATCTTGATCCGGGGCAAAAATGGCATCAAATTGCTGCCTGAACTTTATGCAGTACCAAGTGACAAG GTGGAAGAGGAGTACAGCAACCCCCACTCTGTGGACCGAGTAGCCATGGGCCAGTTGCCTCACATGTGGGGACAATCATTGTACATCCTGGGCTGCCTTTTGGCTGAG GGCTTTTTGGCGCCAGGAGAGATCGATCCACTCAACAGGAGGTTCTCTACAAATTTAAAGCCAGATGTTGTGGTACAAG TTTGTGTCTTAGCAGAATCGAAGGACATCCAGAATTTGTTGCGCGAGCATGAGATAAAGGTCCAAATGCTGTCTGAGGTTCTGCCAATCAGGGTCCTGCCTGCTCGCATCTTGAGCCACATTTATGTCCGACTGG GGAATTGCAAGAAGCTAGATTTGAGCGGCAGGCCCTACAGACACATCGGAGTTTTGGGAACATCCAAATTTTATGAGATCAGAAACCGCTCTTACATTTTCACCCCTCAG TTTCTGGATCAGCACCATTTCTATTTGGCCCTGGACAACCAGATGATCGTGGAAATGCTGCGTACGGAAGTGGCCTATCTCTCCTCTTGCTGGAGGATGACAGGACGGCCCACCCTGACTTTCCCCATCACTCGCAGCATGCTTG TTGAAGATGGAGATGCCATTGATCCGTGTATCCTAGCAACGCTGAGCAAGCTGCAGGATGGCTATTTTGCTGGAGCAAG GATCCAGATGTCAGACCTCCCCAATCTACAAAACACTTCCTTTCACACTCACCTCAGCTTCTTGGATGAAGAAAACGACAATTTACTTGAAGTGGATGACGAGGGAGATGAAGACTATGGGGAAGAATACAGTCACTGTGAGCTTCCAG AAGGCTCAGACGACATGTTTGATCAGTACCTCACGCAGCTCCTCCACAGCACCACCTCCAGATGTCATCTTCCTCCCATCCAGAGTGGGCAGCACCATGTGTTCAGTGCTGAACACACCACCAGAGATATTCTGTCGATGATGGCCCAGGTTCAGGGGCTTAACATGCCCA AGTCTTCCATGTATCTACCCGTTGTCCCTCTCATGAACAAGCATCGCAAATCTCTGAACCTGTTGGAAGTTCCTCAACCCGCTTCACATGCGAAGCAGCACAAG TGTCGCAGTGTAGCTGATCTCCACCTGCCACGAGACGCCCAAGGCAACACAGATTTTGCAGCACTGGTGAGGCAGCTGAGGGAGTGCCCCACTCTACAGGACCAAGCAGACATCCTTTATATTCTCTATATGATGAA AGGAGCTGATTGGCTCCTTGAGGTGTCGGGTCCAGGTCACGGTTGGGTGAGTGTGCGCACCCTGTTGGAGGAGCTATATGTGCAAGCTGGAGCCTCCCAGGAATGGGGTCTCATCAGATACATCTCGGGAATCCTACGCAAGAGAGTGGAGGTCCTTGCTGAG GCCTGTACAGACCTTATTTCCCACCACAAGCAGATTACCGTAGGTCTTCCTCCTGAACCCAGGGAAAGAGTCATCACAGT TCCCCTCCCCCCCGAGGAGCTGAACGCTCTCATCTTTGAAGCCAGCGGTCAAGACATCAGTGTTGCTGTGCTCACTCAG GAAATCATGGTCTACTTGGCCATGTATGTGCGCTCCCAGCCTGCCATATTTGGTGACATGCTCCGTCTGAGGATAGGACTCATCATGCAAGTGATGGCAACCGAGTTGGCTCGCAGTCTTCGATGCTCTG GTGAGGAGGCCTCTGAAAGCCTGATGAGCCTCAGTCCTTTTGGCATGAAGAACTTGCTGCACCACATCCTCAGTGGCAAGGAGTTTGGAGTGGAAAAAAGCA TGCGACCTATCCAGTCAACAGCCACCAGTCCGGCCATCTCTATCCATGAATTAGGACACACTGGAGCCACTAAGACAGAGCGCTCAGGGTTACACAAACTCAAAAGTGAAATCAGACAG ATCGTCAGTGGCAGTCTGTCCACATGCAGCAATGTCACCTCTCCTCGCTCCACG CGTTGCAGCAGCCCCTCCACTCCTAGTGGCATGTTATCCCCCGTGGGCTCTGCACAAGGTGACGCGCAGCTGCACTGGGAGGAGAGGCAAGGCCAATGGCTCAGGAGACGCAGGTTGGATGGAGCCATCAACAGAGTTCCGGTGGGTTTTTACCAGAAGGTGTGGAAGATTCTGCAAAAGTGCCACGGCCTGTCCATCGATGGATACGTATTACCCTCGTCCACCACAAGAGAG ATGACAGCAAGAGAAATCAAGTTTGCAGTGCAGGTAGAGTCAGTTCTCAACCACGTGCCTCAGCCAGAATACAGACAGCTGCTGGTGGAGACTTTGACGGTTCTGGGCCTGGTAGCCGACGTGGACGTTGACAGCATTGGGGGTATCATCCATGTGGAGCGCATCCTACACATGGCCAACAACTTGTTCCTTAGCGACCAG aAATCTCACAGTGCCTGTGATTATTTCCTCGAGAAGGACCCTGCAACAGGAATCTGCAACTTTTTCTATGACAGCGCTCCTAGTGGCCGCTACGGCACCATGACGTATTTGTCCAAAGCGGCAATCGCGTACCTTCAGGACTTTCTGCCAAATTCTAGCTGCCTGATGCAGTGA
- the phka2 gene encoding phosphorylase b kinase regulatory subunit alpha, liver isoform isoform X2: protein MRSRSNSGVRLDGYARLVQETILSHQNPVSGLLPASSQKKDAWVRDNVYSILAVWGLGMAYRKNADRDEDKAKAYELEQSVVKLMQGLLRCMIRQVAKVEKFKHTQSTKDCLHAKYDTPTCATVVGDDQWGHLQVDATSIYLLMLAQMTASGLRIISNLDEVAFIQNLVFYIEAAYKVADYGMWERGDKTNQGIPELNGSSVGIAKAALEAIDELDLFGAHGGPKSVIHVLPDEVEHCQSILCSMLPRASTSKEIDAGLLSVISFPAFAVEDAELVAITKSEIISKLQGRYGCCRFIRDGYHCPKEDPTRLHYDPAELKLFENIECEWPIFWTYLILDGIFTGDQVQVQEYREALEGILIRGKNGIKLLPELYAVPSDKVEEEYSNPHSVDRVAMGQLPHMWGQSLYILGCLLAEGFLAPGEIDPLNRRFSTNLKPDVVVQVCVLAESKDIQNLLREHEIKVQMLSEVLPIRVLPARILSHIYVRLGNCKKLDLSGRPYRHIGVLGTSKFYEIRNRSYIFTPQFLDQHHFYLALDNQMIVEMLRTEVAYLSSCWRMTGRPTLTFPITRSMLVEDGDAIDPCILATLSKLQDGYFAGARIQMSDLPNLQNTSFHTHLSFLDEENDNLLEVDDEGDEDYGEEYSHCELPEGSDDMFDQYLTQLLHSTTSRCHLPPIQSGQHHVFSAEHTTRDILSMMAQVQGLNMPKSSMYLPVVPLMNKHRKSLNLLEVPQPASHAKQHKCRSVADLHLPRDAQGNTDFAALVRQLRECPTLQDQADILYILYMMKGADWLLEVSGPGHGWVSVRTLLEELYVQAGASQEWGLIRYISGILRKRVEVLAEACTDLISHHKQITVGLPPEPRERVITVPLPPEELNALIFEASGQDISVAVLTQEIMVYLAMYVRSQPAIFGDMLRLRIGLIMQVMATELARSLRCSGEEASESLMSLSPFGMKNLLHHILSGKEFGVEKSMRPIQSTATSPAISIHELGHTGATKTERSGLHKLKSEIRQLDGSRPLSRCSSPSTPSGMLSPVGSAQGDAQLHWEERQGQWLRRRRLDGAINRVPVGFYQKVWKILQKCHGLSIDGYVLPSSTTREMTAREIKFAVQVESVLNHVPQPEYRQLLVETLTVLGLVADVDVDSIGGIIHVERILHMANNLFLSDQKSHSACDYFLEKDPATGICNFFYDSAPSGRYGTMTYLSKAAIAYLQDFLPNSSCLMQ, encoded by the exons ATGAGGAGCCGCAGTAATTCGGGAGTGAGGCTGGATGGATATGCCAGGCTTGTCCAGGAGACTATTCTGTCTCATCAG AACCCAGTGTCAGGGCTCCTGCCTGCCAGCAGCCAGAAAAAGGATGCATGGGTGAGGGATAATGTGTACAGTATTTTGGCCGTGTGGGGGCTGGGCATGGCCTATCGCAAGAATGCTGACCGTGACGAGGACAAGGCCAAGGCCTACGAACTGGAGCAG AGTGTGGTCAAACTGATGCAAGGACTTCTGCGTTGCATGATAAGACAG gttGCTAAGGTGGAGAagttcaaacacacacagagtacTAAGGATTGCCTGCATGCCAAATATGACACTCCCACTTGTGCCACCGTTGTGGGAGATGACCAGTGGGGTCATCTTCAGGTGGATGCCACCTCGATTTACTTGCTGATGTTGGCACAGATGACGGCATCAG GTCTTCGGATCATCTCAAACTTGGATGAGGTGGCTTTCATCCAAAACTTGGTCTTTTACATCGAGGCTGCGTACAAGGTTGCG GATTATGGGATGTGGGAGCGAGGTGACAAAACCAACCAGGGCATCCCCGAGCTCAACGGGAGCTCTGTCGGAATCGCTAAG GCAGCTCTTGAAGCTATCGATGAGCTGGATCTTTTTGGCGCTCACGGTGGTCCAAAGTCTGTCATCCATGTTCTCCCTGATGAAGTAGAACACTGTCAG TCCATCCTGTGTTCCATGCTGCCCAGAGCTTCCACGTCCAAGGAAATAGATGCTGGCCTCCTATCTGTTATCTCCTTCCCTGCTTTTGCAGTGGAGGATGCAGAATTGGTGGCCATCACCAAGTCAGAGATTATTAGTAAATTGCAG GGACGCTACGGTTGTTGTCGCTTCATCAGGGATGGATATCACTGTCCTAAAGAG GACCCAACCCGGCTCCATTATGATCCTGCTGAGCTGAAATTGTTTGAGAATATCGAATGCGAGTGGCCGATCTTCTGGACCTACCTCATTCTTGATGGAATCTTTACAGGAGACCAAGTGCAG GTGCAGGAGTACCGTGAGGCACTGGAGGGGATCTTGATCCGGGGCAAAAATGGCATCAAATTGCTGCCTGAACTTTATGCAGTACCAAGTGACAAG GTGGAAGAGGAGTACAGCAACCCCCACTCTGTGGACCGAGTAGCCATGGGCCAGTTGCCTCACATGTGGGGACAATCATTGTACATCCTGGGCTGCCTTTTGGCTGAG GGCTTTTTGGCGCCAGGAGAGATCGATCCACTCAACAGGAGGTTCTCTACAAATTTAAAGCCAGATGTTGTGGTACAAG TTTGTGTCTTAGCAGAATCGAAGGACATCCAGAATTTGTTGCGCGAGCATGAGATAAAGGTCCAAATGCTGTCTGAGGTTCTGCCAATCAGGGTCCTGCCTGCTCGCATCTTGAGCCACATTTATGTCCGACTGG GGAATTGCAAGAAGCTAGATTTGAGCGGCAGGCCCTACAGACACATCGGAGTTTTGGGAACATCCAAATTTTATGAGATCAGAAACCGCTCTTACATTTTCACCCCTCAG TTTCTGGATCAGCACCATTTCTATTTGGCCCTGGACAACCAGATGATCGTGGAAATGCTGCGTACGGAAGTGGCCTATCTCTCCTCTTGCTGGAGGATGACAGGACGGCCCACCCTGACTTTCCCCATCACTCGCAGCATGCTTG TTGAAGATGGAGATGCCATTGATCCGTGTATCCTAGCAACGCTGAGCAAGCTGCAGGATGGCTATTTTGCTGGAGCAAG GATCCAGATGTCAGACCTCCCCAATCTACAAAACACTTCCTTTCACACTCACCTCAGCTTCTTGGATGAAGAAAACGACAATTTACTTGAAGTGGATGACGAGGGAGATGAAGACTATGGGGAAGAATACAGTCACTGTGAGCTTCCAG AAGGCTCAGACGACATGTTTGATCAGTACCTCACGCAGCTCCTCCACAGCACCACCTCCAGATGTCATCTTCCTCCCATCCAGAGTGGGCAGCACCATGTGTTCAGTGCTGAACACACCACCAGAGATATTCTGTCGATGATGGCCCAGGTTCAGGGGCTTAACATGCCCA AGTCTTCCATGTATCTACCCGTTGTCCCTCTCATGAACAAGCATCGCAAATCTCTGAACCTGTTGGAAGTTCCTCAACCCGCTTCACATGCGAAGCAGCACAAG TGTCGCAGTGTAGCTGATCTCCACCTGCCACGAGACGCCCAAGGCAACACAGATTTTGCAGCACTGGTGAGGCAGCTGAGGGAGTGCCCCACTCTACAGGACCAAGCAGACATCCTTTATATTCTCTATATGATGAA AGGAGCTGATTGGCTCCTTGAGGTGTCGGGTCCAGGTCACGGTTGGGTGAGTGTGCGCACCCTGTTGGAGGAGCTATATGTGCAAGCTGGAGCCTCCCAGGAATGGGGTCTCATCAGATACATCTCGGGAATCCTACGCAAGAGAGTGGAGGTCCTTGCTGAG GCCTGTACAGACCTTATTTCCCACCACAAGCAGATTACCGTAGGTCTTCCTCCTGAACCCAGGGAAAGAGTCATCACAGT TCCCCTCCCCCCCGAGGAGCTGAACGCTCTCATCTTTGAAGCCAGCGGTCAAGACATCAGTGTTGCTGTGCTCACTCAG GAAATCATGGTCTACTTGGCCATGTATGTGCGCTCCCAGCCTGCCATATTTGGTGACATGCTCCGTCTGAGGATAGGACTCATCATGCAAGTGATGGCAACCGAGTTGGCTCGCAGTCTTCGATGCTCTG GTGAGGAGGCCTCTGAAAGCCTGATGAGCCTCAGTCCTTTTGGCATGAAGAACTTGCTGCACCACATCCTCAGTGGCAAGGAGTTTGGAGTGGAAAAAAGCA TGCGACCTATCCAGTCAACAGCCACCAGTCCGGCCATCTCTATCCATGAATTAGGACACACTGGAGCCACTAAGACAGAGCGCTCAGGGTTACACAAACTCAAAAGTGAAATCAGACAG TTGGATGGCTCTCGGCCACTCAGT CGTTGCAGCAGCCCCTCCACTCCTAGTGGCATGTTATCCCCCGTGGGCTCTGCACAAGGTGACGCGCAGCTGCACTGGGAGGAGAGGCAAGGCCAATGGCTCAGGAGACGCAGGTTGGATGGAGCCATCAACAGAGTTCCGGTGGGTTTTTACCAGAAGGTGTGGAAGATTCTGCAAAAGTGCCACGGCCTGTCCATCGATGGATACGTATTACCCTCGTCCACCACAAGAGAG ATGACAGCAAGAGAAATCAAGTTTGCAGTGCAGGTAGAGTCAGTTCTCAACCACGTGCCTCAGCCAGAATACAGACAGCTGCTGGTGGAGACTTTGACGGTTCTGGGCCTGGTAGCCGACGTGGACGTTGACAGCATTGGGGGTATCATCCATGTGGAGCGCATCCTACACATGGCCAACAACTTGTTCCTTAGCGACCAG aAATCTCACAGTGCCTGTGATTATTTCCTCGAGAAGGACCCTGCAACAGGAATCTGCAACTTTTTCTATGACAGCGCTCCTAGTGGCCGCTACGGCACCATGACGTATTTGTCCAAAGCGGCAATCGCGTACCTTCAGGACTTTCTGCCAAATTCTAGCTGCCTGATGCAGTGA